A genomic window from Candidatus Denitrolinea symbiosum includes:
- a CDS encoding prephenate dehydratase — translation MRVAFQGEAGAFSEQAALDHYGGADPVPCESFDAVFDAVNSQKCDAGIIPVENSLAGSIHQNYDLLMQNDLFIVGEYVLRVRHCLIANPGAEKARIRKAVSHPQALGQCANYLRRNGIKPENGFDTAGSVKALKESDSLDVAAIASRRAAEIYGMEILEEGIEDNPENYTRFLAIQREPVVSRGEAKTSIVFTLNNVPGALAAALNLFAEARVNLTKIESRPLQGKPWDYLFYCDFERAAQDPRAEKVLERLGALAPFLRVLGSYPRFQP, via the coding sequence ATGAGAGTCGCTTTTCAAGGCGAGGCCGGCGCGTTCTCGGAGCAGGCCGCTCTGGACCATTACGGAGGCGCGGACCCCGTCCCGTGCGAATCGTTCGACGCGGTCTTCGACGCGGTCAACTCCCAAAAGTGCGACGCGGGGATCATCCCCGTTGAAAATTCGCTGGCGGGCAGCATCCACCAGAACTACGACCTGCTGATGCAGAATGACCTGTTCATTGTCGGCGAATATGTGCTGCGCGTGCGTCATTGCCTGATCGCCAACCCCGGCGCGGAAAAGGCGCGCATTCGGAAAGCCGTCAGCCATCCGCAGGCGCTGGGACAATGCGCCAATTATTTGCGACGGAATGGTATCAAACCCGAAAACGGATTCGACACTGCCGGAAGCGTCAAGGCTTTGAAAGAATCGGACTCGCTGGACGTTGCCGCGATCGCCTCCCGCCGCGCGGCGGAAATTTACGGGATGGAGATTCTCGAGGAAGGCATCGAGGACAACCCCGAAAATTACACGCGCTTCCTCGCCATTCAACGCGAGCCGGTCGTTTCGCGGGGCGAAGCGAAGACCTCCATTGTGTTCACGTTGAATAACGTCCCGGGCGCGCTGGCGGCCGCGTTGAATCTGTTCGCCGAGGCGCGCGTCAACCTCACCAAGATCGAATCGCGTCCCTTGCAGGGCAAGCCGTGGGACTATCTTTTCTACTGTGATTTCGAACGCGCCGCGCAGGATCCGCGCGCCGAGAAAGTTCTCGAGCGTTTGGGCGCGCTCGCGCCGTTCCTGCGCGTCCTGGGTTCGTACCCTCGCTTCCAGCCATGA
- a CDS encoding 3-deoxy-7-phosphoheptulonate synthase: protein MMIVMRPGAPKEQIEAVISAVEKNQLVAHPIFGVEQAIIGAVGDGHYVAKEIFEALPGVLEVQRISKPYKLASRQFHEQDSVFPLDGFAIGEEEIVVIAGPCSVESRTQILEIAQAVREAGAHALRGGVFKPRTSPYSFQGLGEEGLEYLAEARALTGMPIVAEVMAVSQVALMEKYVDVFQIGARNMQNFNLLRAVGETQTPVLFKRGLSATIEEMLMASEYILSGGNDRVILCERGIRTFETATRNTTDINAIPVLKKLTHLPVILDPSHSTGEADYVASVARAAIAAGADGLIVEVHHDPANAISDGRQSLTPEAFAKMVNQARAVAEAVGRRLAPVKHVHA, encoded by the coding sequence ATGATGATCGTCATGCGCCCCGGCGCCCCGAAAGAACAGATCGAAGCCGTCATTTCCGCGGTGGAAAAGAACCAGCTCGTCGCCCATCCCATCTTTGGCGTGGAACAGGCCATCATCGGCGCGGTCGGCGATGGACATTACGTGGCGAAGGAAATCTTCGAAGCCCTCCCCGGCGTGCTGGAAGTGCAGCGCATTTCCAAACCCTACAAACTCGCCTCGCGCCAATTCCACGAGCAGGACTCGGTCTTCCCGTTGGACGGATTCGCCATCGGCGAGGAGGAGATCGTTGTGATCGCGGGCCCCTGCTCGGTTGAGTCGCGGACGCAAATCCTCGAGATCGCGCAGGCCGTCCGCGAGGCCGGCGCGCACGCGCTGCGCGGCGGAGTCTTCAAACCGCGCACCTCGCCGTATTCCTTCCAGGGACTCGGCGAAGAAGGCCTCGAATACCTGGCCGAAGCCCGCGCGCTGACCGGCATGCCCATCGTGGCGGAAGTCATGGCGGTCTCGCAAGTGGCGCTGATGGAGAAATACGTGGACGTGTTCCAGATCGGCGCGCGTAACATGCAGAACTTCAACCTGCTGCGCGCGGTCGGCGAGACGCAGACGCCGGTGTTGTTCAAGCGCGGCCTCTCCGCCACCATCGAAGAAATGCTCATGGCGAGCGAATACATTTTGAGCGGCGGCAACGACCGCGTCATCCTGTGCGAGCGCGGCATTCGGACGTTCGAGACCGCCACGCGCAACACCACCGACATCAACGCCATTCCCGTCCTGAAAAAATTGACTCACCTGCCCGTCATCCTCGACCCGTCTCATTCCACGGGCGAAGCGGACTATGTCGCCTCTGTCGCCCGCGCCGCCATCGCCGCGGGCGCGGACGGACTCATCGTCGAGGTGCATCACGATCCCGCCAACGCCATCTCCGACGGACGGCAATCGCTCACGCCCGAAGCCTTCGCGAAAATGGTGAACCAGGCGCGCGCCGTCGCCGAGGCGGTGGGACGCAGGCTGGCTCCCGTGAAGCATGTCCACGCCTGA
- a CDS encoding chorismate synthase has product MPLRFLTAGESHGPALTVILDGMPAGLPLAPEIVNAELARRQKGYGSGGRMKIEKDTVRILAGVLAGETTGAPIALLVENADHVKWKGREIEPMTAPRPGHADLTGAVKYGYRDLRPALERASARETAMRVAAGAVCKHFLARFGIVVGGYVASIGEVAAEFGDMPYAERFARAEESDVRCPVEESARRMRAEIEKTIRGKNTLGGVLEIVALNVPAGLGSFVQWDRRLEARLASAAMSVQAIKGVEVGDAFENAKRLGTEAHDPINLKSSASDLQSSNLSRASNRAGGIEGGISNGQPILLRAAMKPIATTLVPQQTVDLASGENAPTQYERSDFCPVPRAVPILEAMTAFVLADALIEKLGGDSLDEMTPRFESLRKATLDDLPMDNVSHVFWDA; this is encoded by the coding sequence ATGCCGCTTCGCTTCCTGACCGCTGGCGAATCCCACGGCCCCGCGCTGACCGTCATCCTCGATGGGATGCCCGCGGGACTTCCCCTCGCGCCGGAGATCGTCAACGCCGAACTCGCCCGCCGTCAAAAGGGATACGGCTCGGGTGGGCGCATGAAGATCGAAAAAGATACGGTCCGCATTCTCGCTGGCGTCTTGGCGGGCGAGACGACCGGCGCGCCGATCGCCCTGCTGGTTGAAAACGCCGACCACGTCAAATGGAAGGGCAGGGAGATCGAGCCGATGACCGCCCCTCGTCCCGGTCACGCCGACTTGACGGGCGCGGTCAAATACGGATACCGCGACCTCCGTCCCGCGCTGGAGCGCGCCTCGGCCCGCGAGACTGCGATGCGCGTCGCGGCGGGCGCGGTCTGCAAACATTTCCTCGCCCGGTTCGGGATTGTCGTCGGCGGGTACGTCGCCTCCATCGGCGAAGTCGCGGCGGAGTTCGGCGACATGCCCTACGCGGAACGCTTCGCCCGCGCCGAAGAATCGGACGTGCGCTGTCCCGTCGAAGAATCCGCCAGGCGGATGCGCGCCGAGATCGAGAAGACGATCCGCGGTAAAAACACCCTCGGCGGCGTTCTGGAGATCGTCGCGTTGAATGTGCCAGCCGGCCTCGGCAGTTTTGTCCAGTGGGACAGGCGTCTCGAAGCCCGGCTCGCGTCGGCGGCCATGTCTGTGCAAGCGATTAAAGGCGTGGAGGTCGGCGACGCGTTTGAAAACGCGAAGCGATTGGGAACCGAAGCGCACGACCCCATCAACCTTAAATCTTCGGCCTCGGACCTTCAATCTTCCAACCTTTCCCGCGCGAGCAACCGCGCGGGCGGGATCGAGGGCGGGATCTCCAACGGCCAGCCCATCCTCCTCCGTGCGGCGATGAAGCCGATCGCGACCACGCTCGTCCCACAGCAAACTGTTGACCTTGCCTCCGGCGAAAACGCGCCCACCCAATACGAACGCTCCGATTTTTGTCCCGTGCCGCGCGCCGTCCCGATCCTCGAAGCGATGACCGCCTTCGTCCTCGCGGACGCGCTGATCGAAAAACTCGGCGGCGACTCGCTCGACGAAATGACGCCGCGTTTCGAGTCCCTGCGAAAAGCGACTCTTGACGATCTGCCGATGGATAACGTCTCGCATGTGTTTTGGGATGCGTAA
- a CDS encoding shikimate dehydrogenase: protein MTSAPRAAGPFRLGLTGFPLDHSLSPRIHAAALDACNLAGDYALFPLPPDDARGLPDLLRRVRSGELHGLNVTVPHKQSVIPLLDDLTPTARAIGAANTICLRGGKLTGENTDAPGFLADLRQFPAGQSPAGSLRSALVLGAGGAARAVVHALLAEGWDVTVAARRSGQARQLASAFADRKLWVAGFPAADFRFSDFTLLVNATPVGMFPRVERSPLPENLSLPSTLLVYDLVYNPRETALVRAARAQGLFAATGLGMLIEQAALAFEIWTGCNPPRDILRRAVEN, encoded by the coding sequence ATGACATCGGCTCCGCGCGCGGCCGGTCCATTCCGCCTGGGTTTGACCGGCTTTCCCCTCGACCATTCGCTTTCGCCCCGGATCCACGCCGCGGCGTTGGACGCCTGCAACCTGGCCGGCGACTACGCCCTCTTCCCGCTTCCTCCTGACGACGCGCGGGGTTTGCCCGACCTGCTCCGCCGCGTCCGCTCCGGCGAGCTTCACGGACTCAACGTCACCGTTCCGCACAAACAGAGCGTGATCCCCCTGCTCGACGACTTGACTCCCACCGCGCGCGCGATCGGCGCGGCGAACACGATCTGTCTTCGCGGCGGCAAACTGACCGGCGAAAACACGGACGCGCCGGGCTTTCTCGCCGACCTCCGTCAATTTCCCGCCGGGCAATCTCCAGCCGGGAGTCTGAGATCGGCGCTCGTGCTTGGCGCGGGGGGCGCCGCGCGCGCGGTCGTCCACGCTTTGCTCGCCGAGGGCTGGGACGTCACAGTCGCCGCCCGCCGAAGCGGGCAAGCGCGCCAGCTCGCGTCCGCCTTCGCCGATCGCAAGTTATGGGTCGCCGGTTTCCCAGCCGCCGATTTTCGGTTTTCCGATTTCACCCTTCTGGTGAACGCGACTCCTGTGGGCATGTTTCCGCGCGTCGAGCGCTCGCCTTTGCCCGAAAATTTGTCCCTGCCTTCGACCCTTTTGGTTTATGATCTGGTCTACAACCCGCGCGAGACCGCGCTCGTCCGCGCGGCGCGCGCGCAGGGACTGTTCGCCGCGACCGGTCTCGGCATGTTGATCGAGCAGGCCGCGCTCGCCTTTGAGATCTGGACCGGCTGCAACCCGCCGCGCGATATTTTACGCCGCGCCGTCGAAAACTGA
- a CDS encoding chorismate mutase — translation MHQRGVRGATTIEADDKERVLSATRELLLAILASNPDLETDDIASALFTVTGDIASAYPARAARQLGWDLVPMMCAREIPVADGLPRCLRVLIHWNTEKRQDEIQHVYLRGAVQLRPDLQRPSPRT, via the coding sequence ATGCATCAACGCGGCGTTCGCGGCGCCACCACCATCGAGGCGGACGACAAGGAGCGCGTCCTTTCCGCCACGCGGGAATTGCTCCTCGCCATCCTCGCGTCGAATCCCGATCTCGAGACGGACGACATCGCTTCGGCGCTGTTCACCGTCACGGGCGACATCGCCTCGGCCTACCCCGCGCGGGCCGCGCGTCAATTGGGCTGGGACCTCGTCCCGATGATGTGCGCGCGGGAGATCCCCGTCGCGGACGGACTGCCGCGGTGCCTCCGCGTCCTGATCCACTGGAACACCGAAAAGCGGCAGGACGAGATCCAACACGTCTATCTGCGCGGCGCGGTCCAACTGCGTCCCGACCTGCAACGTCCATCGCCGCGGACTTAA
- a CDS encoding prephenate dehydrogenase, giving the protein MSTPDFKLSEAKIAVVGLGLMGGSLALGLRGKCAALFGIDPHPAALELALSARVVDRADSLPANLLPQADLVVLAAPVPAILSLLEDLPALMPNPCILMDLGSTKKDIVNAMSRLPERFDPIGGHPLCGREKLSLVNAEANLYRGALFLLTPLPRTSPRALPAARQIVEALGAYADILDADEHDRLLAATSHLPFLLSSALTLSVPQDAAPFIGPGFRSTARLAETHSSMMLGVLQTNRQNTLEALHKFQTQLAEIELALASEDFPKLESLLNQSRSSHQVLTATDN; this is encoded by the coding sequence ATGTCCACGCCTGACTTTAAACTCTCCGAAGCCAAAATTGCCGTCGTCGGATTGGGCTTGATGGGCGGCTCGCTGGCGCTGGGACTGCGCGGAAAATGCGCCGCGCTGTTTGGAATTGACCCGCATCCTGCCGCGCTCGAACTGGCTCTCTCCGCCCGCGTCGTTGACCGCGCCGACAGCCTCCCCGCCAACCTGCTGCCCCAGGCGGACCTCGTCGTCCTGGCCGCGCCGGTCCCCGCGATTTTATCCCTGCTCGAAGACCTGCCCGCGCTCATGCCGAATCCCTGCATTCTCATGGACCTCGGCTCGACGAAAAAGGACATCGTCAACGCCATGTCGCGCCTGCCCGAACGATTTGATCCCATCGGCGGACATCCCCTCTGCGGCCGGGAGAAACTCTCGCTGGTCAACGCCGAGGCAAATCTATATCGCGGCGCGCTTTTCCTGCTGACGCCGCTGCCGCGTACCTCGCCGCGCGCTTTGCCCGCCGCGCGGCAGATCGTCGAGGCGCTGGGCGCGTACGCGGACATCCTCGATGCGGACGAACACGACCGCCTCCTCGCGGCGACCAGTCATTTGCCCTTCCTGCTTTCCTCCGCGCTGACGTTGTCCGTCCCGCAGGACGCGGCTCCATTCATCGGGCCCGGTTTCAGATCCACAGCCAGGCTGGCCGAGACTCACTCCTCGATGATGCTGGGCGTCTTGCAGACCAATCGCCAAAATACGCTCGAGGCTTTGCACAAATTCCAAACCCAACTGGCTGAAATCGAATTGGCGCTTGCCTCCGAAGATTTTCCCAAACTCGAATCCCTCCTGAACCAATCCCGCTCCTCTCATCAAGTCCTCACTGCCACTGATAACTGA
- a CDS encoding 3-phosphoshikimate 1-carboxyvinyltransferase: MRSSLRITPIRHPLDASVRVPGSKSLTNRALLIAALADGTTRLTNALFSDDSRYFAGALQTLGFDVQLDEANREMTVVGGGGKIPAPKAELFVGNAGTAARFLSALLTLGHGEFILDGDARMRERPIGDLVDSLTQLGAVIEPLTVSRPSSICPPVKIIANGLRGGKTEIAGDISSQFLSALLMVAPYARTPVEIVLTTELNSKPYVDMTLSIMQDFGIRVQRDGCRSFSVPTANYREAPPRNQLPISNLHTQITNLQLPITTYPIESDASAASYFFAAPAICGGTVRVENISRRSVQGDIGFLDVLQNMGCVVTESGDSISVCRAASLVGVDVDMRDIPDAALTLAAVAPFAESPTRIRGIASARVKESDRVHAACVELARLGVQVEEHADGMTIHPCKKFQPARIQTYNDHRVAMAFSLVGLRVDGVTIENPSCVSKTFPDFFDVLGGLA, from the coding sequence ATGCGCTCCTCCCTCCGTATCACGCCCATCCGCCATCCCCTCGACGCCTCCGTCCGCGTGCCTGGCTCCAAATCGCTGACCAACCGCGCCCTGCTTATCGCCGCGCTCGCGGACGGGACCACGCGTCTGACCAACGCGTTATTCTCCGACGACTCGCGTTACTTTGCCGGGGCCCTGCAAACCCTCGGCTTCGACGTTCAACTCGACGAAGCGAATCGCGAGATGACCGTCGTCGGCGGGGGCGGAAAGATCCCCGCGCCCAAAGCGGAACTGTTCGTCGGCAACGCCGGCACCGCGGCAAGGTTTCTCTCCGCGCTTCTCACCCTCGGTCACGGCGAATTCATCCTCGACGGCGACGCGCGGATGCGCGAGCGTCCCATCGGCGACCTGGTGGACTCGTTAACTCAACTCGGAGCGGTCATTGAACCTTTAACCGTCAGCCGCCCGTCTTCCATCTGTCCTCCCGTGAAGATCATCGCCAACGGTCTGCGCGGCGGAAAGACTGAAATTGCGGGCGACATATCGAGTCAATTCCTCTCCGCCCTGCTCATGGTCGCGCCGTACGCCCGAACGCCCGTCGAGATCGTCCTGACGACCGAACTCAACTCCAAGCCCTACGTGGACATGACCCTTTCCATCATGCAAGACTTCGGCATCCGCGTCCAACGCGACGGCTGCCGCTCCTTCTCCGTCCCAACCGCCAACTACCGCGAAGCGCCCCCGCGGAACCAATTGCCGATCTCCAACCTCCATACGCAAATTACTAATCTCCAATTACCAATTACCACTTACCCCATCGAATCCGACGCCTCCGCCGCGTCCTACTTTTTCGCCGCGCCCGCCATCTGCGGCGGGACCGTCCGCGTCGAAAACATCTCGCGCCGCTCTGTGCAGGGCGACATCGGCTTCCTCGACGTCCTCCAAAACATGGGCTGTGTCGTGACGGAATCGGGCGACTCGATCAGCGTCTGCCGCGCCGCGTCCCTCGTCGGCGTTGACGTTGACATGCGCGACATCCCCGACGCCGCGCTGACCCTCGCGGCCGTCGCGCCCTTCGCCGAATCGCCCACGCGCATCCGCGGCATCGCCTCGGCGCGCGTCAAAGAATCGGACCGCGTCCACGCCGCCTGCGTCGAACTCGCCCGGCTCGGCGTCCAGGTCGAAGAACACGCCGACGGCATGACCATCCACCCGTGCAAAAAATTCCAGCCCGCGCGCATCCAAACCTACAACGACCACCGCGTCGCGATGGCTTTCTCGCTCGTCGGCCTGCGCGTCGACGGCGTGACCATCGAAAATCCCTCCTGCGTCTCAAAAACCTTCCCAGATTTTTTCGACGTTCTTGGCGGCCTGGCATGA
- a CDS encoding transcription elongation factor GreA has protein sequence MDNQSIYITEFDLERLKKLLWDAQSTDYRKSEYLEKLKVEIRRATVVSPRDIPSDVITMNSTVALQDLDTGDEETYTLVFPEDSDPGQGKVSILAPIGTAMLGYKVGDTFEWNVPAGKRRLQVKKILYQPESSGNFDL, from the coding sequence ATGGATAACCAATCAATTTACATTACCGAATTCGATCTCGAACGCTTGAAAAAGCTTCTTTGGGACGCTCAATCCACCGATTACCGGAAAAGCGAATACCTGGAAAAGCTCAAAGTGGAGATCCGACGCGCCACCGTCGTTTCGCCGCGCGACATCCCCAGCGACGTGATCACCATGAATTCGACCGTCGCCCTCCAGGACCTGGACACAGGGGACGAAGAAACCTATACGCTGGTTTTCCCCGAAGATTCCGACCCCGGGCAGGGAAAAGTCTCCATCCTCGCGCCGATCGGGACCGCCATGCTGGGATACAAGGTCGGGGATACTTTCGAGTGGAACGTCCCTGCGGGAAAAAGACGCTTGCAGGTCAAAAAGATACTGTACCAGCCCGAATCTTCCGGCAACTTCGACCTTTAA
- a CDS encoding type 2 isopentenyl-diphosphate delta-isomerase, whose translation MKKDTELVDRKSDHIKINLERDVRSALTTGLENYRFVHEALPELDLDRVDASLDLFGKRLAAPILVSSMTGGTAKAKTINLRLAEAAQEARVAMGVGSQRAALEHPEQAATFQVRRAAPDILLFANLGAVQLNYGYALDHCRRAVDMIQADALILHLNPLQEAVQAGGDVNFAGLAAKIEALCKKIEVPVIAKEVGWGISARTAKLLAGCGVAAIDVAGAGGTSWSQVEMHRAPDEFRRELAAAFIGWGIPTAESIQIVRKAAPAMTVFASGGLKDGLDIAKCLALGATLGGMAGGFLKAAAVSAEKTLDAMRLTKRQIEVAMFAAGAGTLDELKAGKLHKLAERTYCETP comes from the coding sequence ATGAAAAAAGATACGGAACTGGTAGACAGAAAATCCGATCACATTAAGATCAACCTGGAACGGGACGTCCGCTCCGCGCTGACGACCGGCCTCGAAAACTACCGCTTCGTCCACGAGGCGCTTCCCGAGCTCGACCTCGACCGTGTCGACGCGTCCCTCGACCTGTTCGGCAAGCGGCTGGCCGCGCCCATCCTGGTCAGCTCCATGACCGGCGGGACGGCCAAAGCGAAAACGATCAACCTCCGTCTCGCCGAGGCCGCGCAGGAGGCCCGCGTGGCGATGGGAGTCGGGAGTCAGCGCGCCGCGCTCGAACATCCCGAACAGGCCGCCACGTTCCAAGTCCGCCGCGCCGCGCCCGACATCCTGCTGTTTGCCAACCTCGGCGCGGTCCAACTCAACTACGGTTACGCGCTCGATCACTGCCGCCGCGCCGTGGACATGATCCAGGCCGACGCGCTCATCCTGCACCTCAATCCCCTGCAAGAGGCCGTCCAGGCCGGGGGAGACGTGAACTTTGCCGGGCTGGCCGCCAAGATCGAGGCGCTTTGCAAAAAGATCGAAGTCCCCGTGATCGCCAAGGAGGTGGGCTGGGGCATCTCCGCGCGGACGGCGAAACTCCTGGCCGGGTGCGGCGTCGCCGCCATTGACGTGGCCGGCGCGGGCGGCACGAGTTGGTCGCAAGTCGAAATGCACCGCGCTCCCGACGAGTTCAGGCGCGAACTCGCCGCCGCGTTCATCGGCTGGGGCATCCCCACCGCCGAGTCGATTCAGATCGTCCGAAAAGCCGCGCCCGCCATGACCGTCTTCGCGAGCGGCGGCCTCAAAGACGGACTCGACATCGCCAAGTGCCTGGCCCTCGGCGCGACGCTCGGCGGCATGGCAGGCGGGTTCCTCAAAGCCGCGGCCGTCTCTGCCGAAAAGACCCTCGACGCGATGAGACTGACCAAACGCCAGATCGAGGTGGCGATGTTCGCGGCGGGCGCGGGGACATTGGACGAATTGAAAGCCGGGAAACTGCACAAACTGGCGGAAAGAACATACTGTGAAACTCCATAA
- a CDS encoding aspartate aminotransferase yields the protein MNFGKGTSEAWEIFKICVIRVPHYDTPGDSPPRWMKMKTNPQFELIRQSATVAMADRILALKADGRGIVPLQVGDPDFDTPPAVVEAALRAMQSGQTHYAPSRGLPDLREAAAFKLRRDERVDYDPASEILVTHGGIHAYYAAMQSILSPGDEALVPDPSWATHSNMVVMLRGRALRVPAPAENGFIPALAAWEKALTPRTRAIVLNYPSNPTGAYPSREYLEQIHAFAHAHDLWIVSDEVYGSLYYGEPPVSAAAFDGAKERTLVVNSLSKSYAMTGWRVGFLAAPARVIENALKAGQNSITCVAPFVQKAAAFALTDPAMQAVTAEMRAAYARRRALVSRLARELGSGRVRVVPPQGAFYFFLDMRALGMSSVEMCERLLEEAGVGLVPGAAFGRCGEGFIRMTIAASDENVEAGFRKIVEWAEAQPVAPSAKDGGS from the coding sequence ATGAATTTTGGGAAAGGCACAAGCGAGGCGTGGGAAATTTTCAAAATCTGTGTTATACGCGTACCGCATTACGACACCCCCGGAGATTCGCCGCCGCGTTGGATGAAAATGAAAACAAACCCGCAATTCGAACTTATCCGCCAATCCGCCACCGTCGCGATGGCGGACCGCATCCTGGCGCTTAAAGCCGACGGGCGCGGGATCGTCCCCTTGCAGGTCGGCGATCCCGACTTCGACACGCCGCCCGCCGTCGTGGAGGCGGCCCTGCGCGCCATGCAAAGCGGACAGACGCACTACGCGCCCTCGCGCGGACTGCCCGACTTGCGCGAAGCCGCCGCGTTCAAACTGCGCCGCGACGAGCGCGTGGACTACGACCCAGCCTCCGAAATCCTCGTGACGCACGGCGGCATCCACGCCTATTACGCGGCCATGCAATCCATCCTTTCGCCGGGCGACGAAGCCCTCGTCCCCGACCCATCGTGGGCGACTCATTCCAACATGGTCGTCATGCTGCGCGGACGCGCGCTCCGCGTCCCCGCGCCCGCCGAAAACGGGTTCATCCCGGCGCTGGCCGCGTGGGAGAAGGCGCTCACGCCGCGCACGCGCGCCATCGTGCTGAATTATCCGTCCAACCCGACCGGCGCGTATCCCTCGCGGGAATATCTGGAGCAAATCCATGCCTTCGCCCACGCGCACGACCTGTGGATCGTCAGCGACGAGGTGTACGGAAGCCTGTATTACGGCGAGCCGCCCGTCAGCGCCGCCGCGTTCGACGGAGCGAAGGAACGGACGCTGGTCGTCAACAGCCTGTCCAAATCTTACGCGATGACCGGCTGGCGCGTGGGATTCCTCGCCGCGCCCGCGCGCGTGATCGAGAACGCGCTGAAGGCGGGACAAAACTCCATCACCTGCGTCGCGCCGTTCGTCCAGAAAGCCGCGGCCTTCGCGTTGACCGACCCGGCGATGCAGGCCGTCACGGCGGAGATGCGGGCCGCGTACGCGCGCCGCCGCGCCCTCGTCTCGCGGCTGGCGCGCGAACTGGGGAGCGGGCGCGTGCGCGTCGTCCCTCCGCAGGGCGCGTTCTATTTCTTCCTCGACATGCGCGCCCTGGGGATGTCGTCCGTCGAGATGTGCGAACGCCTGCTCGAAGAAGCGGGCGTGGGACTGGTCCCCGGCGCGGCGTTCGGCAGATGCGGCGAGGGATTTATCCGCATGACCATCGCCGCTTCGGATGAAAACGTCGAAGCGGGTTTTCGGAAGATCGTCGAATGGGCGGAGGCGCAACCCGTCGCGCCGTCCGCGAAGGATGGCGGATCATGA
- a CDS encoding acyl carrier protein, whose protein sequence is MSDKFEDVKKVIVDLLGIDDPSKVTPEARFREDLGADSLDLVELIMEFEETFKMEISDEDAQKIFTVGDAVAYISSHVK, encoded by the coding sequence ATGTCTGATAAATTTGAAGACGTCAAAAAAGTGATCGTTGACCTGCTGGGTATTGACGACCCGTCGAAGGTGACGCCCGAAGCCCGCTTCCGCGAGGACCTGGGCGCGGATTCGCTCGACTTGGTGGAACTCATCATGGAGTTCGAAGAGACGTTCAAGATGGAAATTTCGGATGAAGACGCCCAGAAGATCTTCACCGTGGGCGACGCGGTTGCCTACATCTCCAGCCACGTCAAGTAA